The genomic window TTATGGAATTATACCTAGCGATCACTTTGTCAGACATCGCTGTGATAATCCCTCGTGCTGCAATCCGAAGCACCTCAAGTTAGGGAGCAACCAAGATAACGTAGACGACCGGACGCTGCGGGGGAGATCCGTTAAAGGGTCTAAACAGACTACTGCCAAACTAACCGAGTACGAGGTTGAGGAAATTATTAGGGAATTACAGGGGAGTTTTATCACTACTCAGGCGATCGCCCAAAAGTACGGGGTAGTTAGATCCGTTGTAAGTAGGATTAACACGGGTAAGTCTTGGACTCATGTTAGCCCCCACTTGAGTAGACCGATACGCCCCTACGATCTCCCTAGAGGGACACCAGACGCTAAATTGAATGTTGACCAGGTTAAGGCAATTCGTCACCGCTACAACCTCGGTGAGAAGCAGTGTGACTTAGCTAGAGAGTTTCAAGTGTCCCTCAGTGCAATTTCTAACTTAGTCAATTTCCAGACTTGGGCGGGTGTCGTTTGAAGCTTGCATAAACCTTGCATAAAAGTTGCATAAAAATACGGATATTAGGTTAATCTAGACAGGTATAAACCGTGAGATGCTGACGCTCTAAGGAATGGAGAATAGGAGACTCGAACCCCTGACCTCTGCGGTGCGATCGCAGCACTCTACCAACTGAGCTAATTCCCCTTTTGTTCAATTTTCCATCATAACATTTTGCTAGCCAGAAAAGTTTATTTTTTCTCTCTTAATACTTTTTGCACTCGTTCTATTTCTAAATCGTGAAGATAATCAACTGTCCAATTTGCTTGACGCTGAAGCATATGGAAGGGATAGGTATTAGCTACGCCTACAACGGCGATTCCCGCTTGTTTGGCGGCTTGGATACCTACGGGGGTATCTTCAATGGCTAAACAGTTCGCAGGCTGTAAATTAGTGTTGGGATAGAGTTCTTTAAGACGTTCTACGGCTAAAAGATAGCCATCGGGGGCGGGTTTGCTCGTATTTATATCGTCTCCAGCAATGATCGCATTAAAGTATTTAGCTAAATTTGTACTATTGAGGACAAGTTCTACTTCTTTGCGAATAGCGCCTGTAACTACAGCTAACTTAATGTTGCGCGATGTTAGTTGATATATCAAATCTTCCACACCAGTATAAATTGGCAACTGCTCCGATTTTTCGTGCCACAGTTTTTGATAGGCTTGGGCTTTGCGCTCGATTAATTCGGTTAAATAACTGTCGCTGACCACTCTACCGCGATTAGTGAGTAATTCTTTTAAACAAAGGCGATCGCTTCTTCCTAAGCAAACTTTTCTAAATTCCCCTGGTTGGGGGCGCAAATTTTCCCCTAGCAAAATTTGCTCTATTAGTTGCTCATGCAAGGGTTCATCATTAATAATCACCCCGTTAAAATCAAATAAAACTGCCTTCAAACTCATAGCTTTTTAGTAACCGGGCGCAGGTATCCAAGCTGAGTCAACAGCATACTCTTTTGTCGGCGCTAATGGTTTGACGGCGCGAGTTACTTGATGAATAAACCACCAGTCTAGAGTTTGCACGGCGGCAAATCCGGCTTTATTCATCCAATTATCGACGCTGGCGGCGGCATAATCCTTGATATACGGTTCTTCAAAGATGTTAGTTAACCACTCTAAATTGCGTAGGGTTTGCTGATTGCCATCGAGGATTGCTACTTCTCCCCCGGCGGGTAATAAACGGAAGCATTCATGCAGAATTGTTTGAGATACAGCCGTTGGCGTTTCATGAAACAACAAGGATGCTGTAACTAAATCGAAACTACTATCTTTAAACCCTGTTTGTTCGGCGTTTCCTTGTATCCACTCAATATCTAATCCGGCAAGTTTTGCTTTATGACTTGCTCTAACTAGCATATAAGGAGATAAGTCTAAGCCGATGACTTCCGCACCGGGAAAG from Synechocystis sp. PCC 7509 includes these protein-coding regions:
- a CDS encoding HAD family hydrolase, yielding MSLKAVLFDFNGVIINDEPLHEQLIEQILLGENLRPQPGEFRKVCLGRSDRLCLKELLTNRGRVVSDSYLTELIERKAQAYQKLWHEKSEQLPIYTGVEDLIYQLTSRNIKLAVVTGAIRKEVELVLNSTNLAKYFNAIIAGDDINTSKPAPDGYLLAVERLKELYPNTNLQPANCLAIEDTPVGIQAAKQAGIAVVGVANTYPFHMLQRQANWTVDYLHDLEIERVQKVLREKK
- a CDS encoding class I SAM-dependent methyltransferase codes for the protein MARQDTIWERFLSPIVRSFINEEELQRYYKSVDWEAEGAAFQKADITIPDYYSSQNFHGIDGGYLTAGAAVSYDPITQYVLPPGENLVRQFLIDSIQCKPRRILDLGCGTGSTTLMLKQAFPGAEVIGLDLSPYMLVRASHKAKLAGLDIEWIQGNAEQTGFKDSSFDLVTASLLFHETPTAVSQTILHECFRLLPAGGEVAILDGNQQTLRNLEWLTNIFEEPYIKDYAAASVDNWMNKAGFAAVQTLDWWFIHQVTRAVKPLAPTKEYAVDSAWIPAPGY
- a CDS encoding HNH endonuclease, giving the protein MSSTTPTLTQILANSAEREKLEQRLWAKVEKSPDSHCWLWTGSKNKSGYGAIKVAGKPLQVHRVVYEMSYGIIPSDHFVRHRCDNPSCCNPKHLKLGSNQDNVDDRTLRGRSVKGSKQTTAKLTEYEVEEIIRELQGSFITTQAIAQKYGVVRSVVSRINTGKSWTHVSPHLSRPIRPYDLPRGTPDAKLNVDQVKAIRHRYNLGEKQCDLAREFQVSLSAISNLVNFQTWAGVV